One Acidobacteriota bacterium genomic region harbors:
- a CDS encoding endopeptidase La produces DKMSMDFRGDPSAALLEVLDPEQNHSFLDHYLDVEFDLSHVMFICTANVLHTVPQALRDRMEVLQLAGYTEIEKVEIAKRFLAPKAIEGTGLTDANIQFADEAFQTIIQRYTREAGVRNLEREISSICRKVARKVVVEGAGFTEAITGEKVTEYLGVPRFRPTEAEEKNEVGIATGLAWTEAGGEILVTEATLMPGKGTLTLTGKLGDVMQESAQAAMSYVRSKADEFGIPRDFNRKTDVHVHVPEGAIPKDGPSAGITLATALVSALTKVATRRDVAMTGEITLRGKVLPIGGVKEKVLAAHRAGVKNIILPKDNEKDLADIPKNVLDALNVYMVETMDEVLKIALADALPEPLPADAAPVEPAIADDTITH; encoded by the coding sequence TCGACAAGATGTCGATGGACTTCCGCGGCGACCCGTCGGCGGCGCTGCTCGAGGTCCTCGACCCCGAGCAGAACCACAGCTTCCTCGACCACTACCTCGACGTCGAGTTCGACCTCTCGCACGTCATGTTCATCTGCACGGCCAACGTGCTGCACACGGTCCCGCAGGCGCTCCGCGATCGCATGGAGGTGCTCCAGCTCGCCGGGTACACCGAGATCGAGAAGGTCGAAATCGCCAAGCGCTTCCTCGCGCCGAAGGCCATCGAGGGCACGGGCCTCACCGACGCGAACATCCAGTTCGCCGACGAGGCCTTCCAGACCATCATCCAGCGCTACACGCGCGAGGCCGGCGTCCGCAACCTCGAGCGCGAGATCTCGTCGATCTGCCGCAAGGTGGCCCGCAAGGTCGTCGTCGAGGGGGCCGGCTTCACCGAGGCCATCACCGGGGAGAAGGTCACCGAGTACCTCGGCGTCCCGCGCTTCCGCCCAACCGAGGCCGAGGAGAAGAACGAGGTCGGCATCGCCACGGGGCTCGCGTGGACCGAGGCGGGCGGCGAGATCCTCGTCACCGAGGCCACGCTCATGCCGGGCAAGGGCACGCTCACCCTCACCGGCAAGCTCGGCGACGTCATGCAGGAGTCGGCCCAGGCCGCCATGAGCTACGTGCGGTCGAAGGCCGACGAGTTCGGCATCCCGAGGGACTTCAACCGCAAGACCGACGTGCACGTGCACGTGCCCGAAGGCGCCATCCCGAAGGACGGCCCGTCGGCCGGCATCACGCTCGCCACCGCCCTCGTGTCGGCGCTCACGAAGGTGGCCACACGGCGCGACGTCGCGATGACCGGCGAGATCACGCTGCGCGGCAAGGTCCTGCCCATCGGCGGCGTCAAGGAGAAGGTGCTCGCCGCCCACCGGGCGGGCGTGAAGAACATCATCCTGCCGAAGGACAACGAGAAGGACCTGGCCGACATCCCGAAGAACGTGCTCGACGCGTTGAACGTCTACATGGTCGAGACGATGGACGAGGTGCTGAAGATCGCGCTCGCCGATGCGCTGCCCGAGCCGCTCCCGGCCGACGCGGCCCCGGTCGAACCCGCCATCGCCGACGACACGATCACGCACTGA